The DNA sequence CTGTAGACTGGATTAGGGAGAGAGGGACCAACACACAGTTGCAGAGAACCTCTTCAGGACCACCGACAGCTGCTCTCTGAGTGATGGAGAACCTCTTCAGGACCAAAGACAGCTGCTCTCTGAGTGATGGAGAACCTCTTCAGGACCACCGACAGCTGCTCTCTGAGTGATGGAGAACCTCTTCAGGACCACCGACAGCTGCTCTCTGAATGCTGGAGAACCTCTTCAGGACCACCGACAGCTACTCTCTGAGTGATGGAGAACCTCTTCAGGACCACCGACAGCTGCTCTCTGAGTGATGGAGAACCTCTTCAAGACCACCGACAGCTGCTCTCTGAGTGATGGAGAACCTCTTCAGGACCACCGACAGCTACTCTCTGAGTGATGGAGAACCTCTTCAGGACCAAAGACAGCTGCTCTCTGAGTGATGAAATCTCTTCAGGGACCAAAGACAGCCGCTCTGAGTGATGGAGAACCTCTCCAGGACCACCACAGCTCTCTGAATGATGAGAACCTCCTCAGGACCACCGACAGCTGCTCTCTTCTGAGTGATGGAGAACCTCAGGACCACCGACAGCTGCTCTCTGAGTGATGGAGAACCTCTTCAGGACCACCGACAGCTGCTCTCTGAGTGATGGAGAACCTCTTCAGGACCACCGGCGTTCTCTGAGTGATGGAGGCAAACCTCTTCAGGACCACCGACAGCTGCTCTCTGAGTGATGGAGAACCTCTTCTGAGACCACCGATAGCTGCTCTCTGGGAGTGATGGAGAACCTCTTCAGGACCACCGACAGCTGCTCTCTGAGTGATGGAGAACCTCTTCCAGGACCACCGACAGCTGCTCTCTGGAGTGATGGAGAACCTCTTCAGGACCACCGACAGCTGCTCTCTGAGTGATGGAGAACCTCTTCAGGACCACCGACAGCTGCTCTCTGAGTGATGGAGAACCTCTTCAGGACCACCGACAGCTGCTCTCTGAGTGATGGAGAACCTCTTCAGGACCACCGACAGCTGCTCTCTGAGTGATGGAGAACGCCTATACGATCCAGATAATTGAATAATTTCCTGCCAAATGAAATGTGATTGTCTTTTGACATGTCTTCCTCAGAGATGTTTCTTAACCGGCATTGTTGTAATCCTCCCAGGTATTTTCCTGAGGTGGTAAAGGACGGCCTCACCAACCAGCTGAACAACCCAGAGGTGGCGGTGGACATCACTAGACCGGACACTCTGATTCGCCAACAGATCATGACACTCAGAGTGATGACCAACAAGCTGAGAAACGCCTACAACGGCAACGACATCTTCTTTCAGGACTCCAGTAAGTCAGCCGCCTCTTGTGTTCCAAAcggtaccctgttctctctgtagtgcactacctgaCCAGGGGCccttagggaatagggctctattctctctgtagcGCACtacctgaccagggcccatagggaatagggctctaatctctctgtagtgcactacctgaccagggcccttagggaatagggctctattcttCTGTAGCGCACTaaccttgaccagggcccatagggaatagggctctaatctctctgtagtgcactaaccttgaccagggcccatagggaatagggctctaatctCTGTAGCGCACTACCttgaccagtgcccatagggaatagggctctattctctgtagtgcactaccttgaacagggctcatagggaatagggctctattctctctgtagtgcactaccttgaccagtgcccatagggaataggctctattctctctgtagtgcactaccttgaacagggcccatagggaatagggctctaatatctctgtagtgcactaaccttgaccagggcccatagggaatagggctctaatctctctgtagtgcactaccttgaccagggcccatagggaatagggctctattctctctgtagtgcactaccttgaccagggcccatagggaatagggctctaatctctctgtagtgcactaccttgaccagggcccatagggaatagggctctattctctctgtagtgcactaccagggtccatagggaatagggctctattctctctgtagtgcactaccttgaacaggacccatagggaatagggctctattctctctgtagtgcactaccttggccagggcccatagggaatagggctctattctctctgtagtgcactaccttgaccagggcccatagggaatagggctctaatctctctgtagtgcactaccttgaccagggcccatagggaatagggctctattctctctgtagtgcactaccagggtccatagggaatagggctctattctctgtagtgcactaccttgaacaggacccatagggaatagggctctattctctctgtagtgcactaccttggccagggcccatagggaatagggctctattctctctgtagtgcactaccttgaccagggcccatagggaatagggctataATCTCTCTGTTGtgcactaccagggcccatagggaatagggctctattctctctttagtgctctaccagggcccatagggaatagggctctattctctctgtagtgcactaccttggccagggcccatagggaatagggctctattctctctgtagtgcactaccagggcccatagggaatagggctctactctctgttgtgcactaccagggcccatagggaatagggctctattctctctgtagtgcactaccttgaccagggcccatagggaatagggctctattctctctgttgtgcactaccagggcccatagggaatagggctctattctctctgtagtgcactaccttgaccagggcccatggggaatagggctctattctctctgtagtgcactaccagggcccatagggaatagggctctattcactctgtagtgcactaccagggcccatagggggatagggctctattctctctttagtgctctaccagggcccatagggaatagggctctattctctctgtagtgctctaccagggcccatagggaatagggctcaattctctctgtagtgcactaccttgaccagggcccaaagggaatagggctctattctctctgtagtgcactaccagggcccataagggatagggctctattctctctttagtgctctaccagggcccatagggaatagggctctattctctGTAGTgctctaccagggcccatagggaatagggctcaattctctctgtagtgcactaccttgaccagggcccatagggaatagggctctattctctctgtagtgcactaccagggcccatatgggatagggctctattctctctttagtgctctaccagggcccatagggaatagggctctattctctctgtagtgctctaccagggcccatagggaatagggctctaatctCTGTGTTGtgcactaccagggcccatagggaatagggctctattctctctttagtgctctaccagggcccatagggaatagggctctattctctctgtagtgcactaccttggccagggcccatagggaatagggctctattctctctgtagtgcactaccagggcccatagggaatagggctctattctctctgttgtgcactaccagggcccatagggaatagggctctattctctctgtagtgcactaccttgaccagggcccatagggaatagggctctattctctctgttgtgcactaccagggcccatagtgaatagggctctattctctctgtagtgcactaccttgaccagggcccatggggaatagggctctattctctctgtagtgcactaccagggcccatagggaatagggctctattcactctgtagtgcactaccagggcccataggggatagggctctattctctctttagtgctctaccagggcccatagggaatagggctctattctctctgtagtgctctaccagggcccatagggaatagggctcaatTCTCTCTATAGTCTATATGCcacactgtctatataacacactgtctaaatcagtctatatgacacactgtctaaatcagtctatataacacactgtctaaatcagtctatataacacactgtctaaatcagtctatataacacactgtctaaatcagtctatataacacactgtctaaatcagtctatataacacactgtctaaatcagtctatataacacactgtctaaatcagtctatataacacactgtctacatgacacactgtctaaatcagtctatataccacactgtctacatgacacactgtctaaatcagtctataagacacactgtctaaatcagtctatataacacactgtctaaatcagtctatataacacactgtctaaatcagtctatataacacactgtctaaatcagtctatataacacactgtctatataacacactgtctatatgacacactgtctaaatcagtctatataacacactgtctaaatcagtctatataacacactgtctatatgacacactgtctaaattagtctatataacacactgtctaaatcagtctatataacacactgtctaaatctgtctatataacacactgtctaaatctgtctatataacacactgtctaaatcagtctatatgacacactgtctaaatcagtatatataacacactgtctaaatcagtctatataacacactgtctacatgacacactgtctaaatcagtctatataccacactgtctacatgacacactgtctaaatcagtctataagacatactgtctaaatcagtctatataacacactgtctaaatcagtcaatataacacactgtctaaatcagtctatataacacactgtctatataacacactgtctaaatcagtctatatgacacactgtctaaatcagtatatataacacacggtctaaatcagtctatataacacactgtctacatgacacactgtctaaatcagtctatataccacactgtctacatgacacactgtctaaatcagtctatataacacactgtctaaatcagtctatataacacactgtctaaatcagtctatataac is a window from the Oncorhynchus gorbuscha isolate QuinsamMale2020 ecotype Even-year unplaced genomic scaffold, OgorEven_v1.0 Un_scaffold_1351, whole genome shotgun sequence genome containing:
- the LOC124022345 gene encoding glypican-6-like: MENLFQDHRQLLSGVMENLFRTTDSCSLSDGEPLQDHRQLLSEYFPEVVKDGLTNQLNNPEVAVDITRPDTLIRQQIMTLRVMTNKLRNAYNGNDIFFQDSSDEGSGSSSGCTEGCTTEFVFVGPEAPVVGADRSDERASAASGNAPHPSRPSPLLLTLSLTALSWSKR